A genomic region of Zea mays cultivar B73 chromosome 6, Zm-B73-REFERENCE-NAM-5.0, whole genome shotgun sequence contains the following coding sequences:
- the LOC118472237 gene encoding uncharacterized protein — translation MSQIPVIPSGSEIPPAGNIGGADPPPINDGNQSPRHQQGDRQEGGGGSSLQDAAAMMARNNNDGAHTAMLISQIAQMKPLDGSNYHSWREDIDMITTVGEIDYALRFDKPVEPTVGTPNYDHRWMQYSIDKVKWERSNDKCMIILKRSIKEPLKSSIPECETAKEYLERVASHHQGSSKAYACSLMTEFVNAKYDGNGVRPFIQKMISIVAKINKYLGSPLHEEFVVFMIMKSLPKEFETFHIQYNTSVTDKWNIDQLLAQCVQEEERLKQTGDSVNLIKGNVPRQNKNSKKKFKKQGKQNNQASSSNNNQPRQGGSFSVPPDTCLYCKKTGHYKRKCPEFLQYLLESGTPYKPKAPKGPKNN, via the exons ATGTCTCAGATCCCCGTTATCCCATCGGGATCTGAGATTCCCCCTGCAGGCAACATTGGAGGAGCTGATCCACCGCCGATCAACGACGGGAACCAATCTCCTCGACACCAGCAGGGAGatcgacaagaaggaggaggcgGGTCTTCGCTGCAAGACGCCGCCGCAATGATGGCTAGGAACAACAACGACG GTGCTCATACCGCCATGCTGATTAGCCAGATTGCTCAGATGAAACCGCTAGATGGTAGTAATTACCATTCTTGGCGGGAGGATATAGACATGATAACCACAGTGGGTGAGATAGATTACGCACTGAGGTTTGATAAACCAGTTGAGCCCACAGTGGGCACTCCCAACTATGACCACAGGTGGATGCAATACAGCATCGACAAGGTCAAGTGGGAGAGATCAAATGACAAATGTATGATTATTCTTAAGAGGAGCATCAAGGAGCCTCTTAAGAGTTCCATACCAGAGTGCGAGACTGCCAAAGAATACCTTGAGAGGGTAGCCTCtcatcaccaagggtcttctaagGCTTATGCTTGCTCTCTAATGACAGAATTTGTCAATGCAAAATACGATGGAAATGGTGTCAGACCATTCATTCAGAAAATGATATCCATCGTAGCTAAGATAAACAAATACCTCGGGTCTCCTTTACACGAGGAATTTGTAGTATTTATGATAATGAAGTCTCTGCCCAAGGAGTTTGAGACTTTTCACATACAGTACAACACTAGTGTCACTGATAAGTGGAATATAGACCAACTCTTGGCACAGTGTGTCCAGGAGGAAGAGAGGTTAAAGCAGACTGGAGACTCTGTCAATCTCATCAAAGGCAATGTCCCCAGACAGAACAAGAACTCAAAGAAAAAGTTCAAGAAGCAAGGTAAACAGAATAACCAGGCTTCCTCGAGCAATAATAATCAGCCAAGACAAGGAGGCAGTTTCTCAGTTCCCCCTGATACCTGCCTCTATTGCAAGAAGACAGGTCATTACAAGAGAAAGTGCCCTGAATTCCTGCAGTATCTACTAGAGAGTG GGACTCCGTACAAGCCAAAGGCTCCCAAAGGGCCAAAGAACAATTAG
- the LOC100191218 gene encoding Berberine bridge enzyme-like 28 precursor produces MVIRSFATTSLIAAFFAIAHLAAWVTPPQAAATAAPPSSPDTASFLRCLGAHLPPQAVYTNASRSYTSVLESSIKNLLFVTPATPTPVAIVAASNASHVQAAVRCGARHGVGVRPRSGGHDYEGLSYRSLSARRPFAVVDLARLRAVSVDARNRTAWVGSGATLGELYYAIASRSARLGFPGGVGPTVGVGGHLSGGGFGLLLRKHGLAADHVVDAVVVDAAGRLRDRAAMGEDLFWAIRGGGGGSFGVVLSWKLRLVRVPPVVAVSTVHRPRNQSASALLARWQHVAPALPRDAILRVVLQNQDAQFESLYLGTCAGLVATMARRFPELGMEARDCIEMTWIQSVLYFAFYGTGQPTERLLDRGTKPERYFKGKSDYVTEPMPSHVWESAWSWLLKDGAGLLILDPYGGRMRGVAPSATPFPHRRALYNLQYYGFWFQNGTRATEKHVGWIRGLHREMEPYVSKNPRGAYVNYRDLDLGVNHDDHRGLASYEKARVWGEAYFKANFERLAAVKAKVDPHC; encoded by the coding sequence ATGGTCATCCGGAGCTTTGCAACAACATCACTCATCGCCGCTTTCTTCGCCATCGCGCACCTTGCGGCCTGGGTTACACCACCACAAGCTGCTGCCACGGCTGCTCCGCCGTCGTCGCCTGATACCGCGTCCTTCCTCCGCTGCCTCGGCGCCCACCTCCCTCCGCAGGCCGTGTACACGAACGCGTCCCGGTCGTACACGTCCGTCCTCGAGTCCTCCATCAAGAACCTGCTGTTCGTGACGCCGGCGACCCCGACGCCagtcgccatcgtggcggccagcAACGCGTCCCACGTCCAGGCCGCCGTGCGCTGCGGCGCCCGCCACGGCGTCGGCGTGCGCCCGCGCAGCGGCGGCCACGACTACGAGGGCCTGTCCTACCGCTCCCTCAGCGCGAGGCGGCCCTTCGCCGTCGTCGACCTGGCCAGGCTCCGCGCCGTCAGCGTCGACGCGAGGAACCGGACGGCGTGGGTCGGGTCGGGCGCCACCCTCGGCGAGCTCTACTACGCCATCGCGAGCCGCAGCGCGCGCCTGGGGTTCCCCGGCGGCGTCGGGCCGACGGTGGGCGTCGGAGGCCACCTCAGCGGCGGCGGCTTCGGGCTGCTGCTGCGGAAGCACGGCCTCGCCGCCGACCACGTCGTGGACGCCGTGGTGGTGGACGCCGCGGGGAGGCTGCGGGACCGGGCCGCCATGGGCGAGGACCTCTTCTGGGCCAtacgaggcggcggcggcgggagctTCGGCGTCGTGCTGTCCTGGAAGCTGCGCCTCGTGCGCGTGCCGCCGGTCGTCGCCGTGTCCACCGTCCACCGGCCGAGGAACCAGTCCGCCAGCGCTCTCCTCGCCAGGTGGCAACACGTCGCGCCGGCGCTGCCCCGCGACGCCATCCTCCGCGTCGTCCTGCAGAACCAGGACGCGCAGTTCGAGTCCCTGTACCTCGGCACGTGCGCCGGCCTCGTCGCCACCATGGCGCGTAGGTTTCCGGAGCTCGGCATGGAGGCGCGGGACTGCATCGAGATGACGTGGATCCAGTCCGTCCTCTACTTCGCGTTCTACGGCACGGGACAGCCGACGGAGCGGCTCCTGGACAGGGGGACCAAGCCGGAGCGGTACTTCAAGGGCAAGTCGGACTACGTGACCGAGCCCATGCCGAGCCACGTGTGGGAGAGCGCGTGGAGCTGGCTGCTCAAGGACGGCGCCGGGCTCCTGATCCTGGACCCCTACGGCGGCAGGATGCGCGGCGTCGCGCCTTCGGCGACGCCGTTCCCGCACCGGCGGGCTCTCTACAACCTCCAGTACTACGGGTTCTGGTTCCAGAACGGGACGCGGGCGACGGAGAAGCATGTGGGCTGGATCAGGGGGCTGCACCGGGAGATGGAGCCGTACGTGAGCAAGAACCCCAGGGGCGCCTACGTGAACTACAGGGACCTGGACCTCGGCGTCAACCATGACGACCACCGTGGCCTGGCTAGCTACGAGAAGGCGAGGGTCTGGGGGGAGGCGTACTTCAAGGCGAATTTTGAGAGGCTTGCCGCGGTGAAGGCGAAGGTGGATCCCCATTGCTAG